A stretch of the Agrobacterium fabrum str. C58 genome encodes the following:
- a CDS encoding glutathione binding-like protein, giving the protein MKLYYMPAACSLSPHIVANELELDIEFVRVNFKDHKTEGGQDYYDINPNGYIPALDVGNGAMLFEGPAIVQYMADLKPQSGLAPANGTFERYKLQEMLSFLSTEIHKGFIPLLYAKQAGAYLETATPKLEKRYAWIDNLLASQRFLMGENFTVADAYLFALTSWGQASWLKSYYGADIHFDDLLNLRGWYERVKERDAVKQSILEEGLSLS; this is encoded by the coding sequence ATGAAACTCTACTACATGCCCGCCGCTTGCTCGCTCTCACCACACATCGTTGCCAACGAACTGGAGTTGGATATCGAATTTGTCAGGGTGAACTTCAAAGATCATAAGACTGAAGGGGGCCAAGATTATTACGACATCAATCCCAATGGCTACATTCCGGCCCTGGACGTGGGGAACGGCGCGATGCTTTTCGAGGGGCCAGCCATCGTCCAATACATGGCCGATCTGAAGCCTCAATCCGGCCTCGCTCCCGCCAACGGCACTTTCGAGCGTTACAAGCTGCAGGAGATGCTGAGTTTCCTATCGACCGAAATCCACAAGGGCTTCATTCCACTTCTTTATGCGAAACAGGCGGGTGCATATCTCGAAACAGCAACGCCGAAGCTGGAAAAGCGCTACGCATGGATCGACAATTTGCTGGCATCGCAGCGTTTTTTGATGGGCGAGAATTTCACGGTCGCCGATGCATATCTGTTCGCTCTCACAAGCTGGGGACAAGCGTCATGGCTGAAGTCATACTATGGTGCAGATATCCATTTCGACGATCTTCTCAACCTCAGAGGCTGGTATGAACGCGTAAAAGAACGGGATGCGGTGAAGCAGTCCATACTTGAAGAAGGCTTATCGCTGAGCTGA
- a CDS encoding winged helix-turn-helix transcriptional regulator encodes MKDTVTGCSVELAMHLLGGRWRLLIASYLIDGPKRFNELRRLIPGISQRMLSLDLRALEDASLIARTVYPTVPVKVEYALTEEGRRLGKVVAVVQEFGLWLKDRNAS; translated from the coding sequence TTGAAGGACACCGTCACCGGTTGTTCCGTTGAGCTCGCAATGCATCTGCTGGGCGGAAGATGGCGTTTGCTAATCGCATCCTATCTCATCGATGGTCCAAAACGGTTCAACGAACTCAGGAGGCTCATACCGGGCATTTCTCAAAGGATGCTGAGCCTAGACCTCCGTGCATTGGAGGACGCCAGCTTGATTGCCAGAACCGTTTACCCAACAGTTCCCGTAAAGGTGGAGTATGCGCTCACCGAAGAAGGACGCCGTCTGGGTAAAGTTGTCGCAGTCGTTCAGGAATTCGGGCTTTGGCTGAAAGATAGGAATGCAAGCTGA
- a CDS encoding MarR family winged helix-turn-helix transcriptional regulator, whose amino-acid sequence MTEPTPEQIEKLATAFERFTRRFKVAEAAAVMQNSLNPLDIQALLFIDEHPECNLGDVARHLQVALTTMSSSADRLVRREMIERQRPEANRRSVALTITDKGQQVVAGYIDGYRASCKAMLRALDTVDQTEFLRITQQIAKYEG is encoded by the coding sequence ATGACAGAACCTACGCCCGAACAAATCGAAAAACTCGCTACCGCCTTTGAGCGCTTTACCCGTCGTTTCAAGGTCGCGGAGGCAGCGGCAGTCATGCAAAACTCGCTCAACCCCCTCGACATTCAGGCGCTTCTTTTCATTGATGAGCATCCCGAGTGTAATCTGGGGGATGTAGCCCGGCATCTTCAGGTCGCGCTGACGACAATGTCGTCTTCGGCCGACCGGCTGGTCCGTCGGGAGATGATTGAACGGCAGCGGCCAGAGGCAAACCGCAGGTCGGTGGCTCTGACAATCACGGACAAGGGGCAGCAAGTGGTCGCAGGCTATATCGATGGATATCGAGCCTCCTGCAAAGCGATGCTGCGGGCGCTTGATACCGTTGACCAAACCGAATTTCTGAGGATTACCCAACAGATCGCAAAATACGAAGGTTGA
- a CDS encoding SDR family oxidoreductase: MTHTPPTALVTGANKGIGLAIARQLGAAGHTVWLGCRDMSRGEMAAFELRENGVDARAVQLDVTDDASASSAAKTIESEVGHLDVLVNNAGLMFGSPPSLAEESIDEIQQMFNTNVFGVMRVTQAFLPLLRKSKAARIVMMSSGLSSLTDALDMRSETWTVGFGGYCASKTALNMLTVKLAKELDREGIKVNAVDPGLTSTDMTGNGPGHSPEDGARPAFALATTHAYGPTAGFYACAPSGELVQKSW; this comes from the coding sequence ATGACCCACACACCGCCCACTGCACTCGTCACAGGAGCAAACAAGGGTATTGGCCTCGCCATCGCACGGCAGCTTGGCGCAGCCGGACACACGGTCTGGCTGGGGTGCCGAGATATGTCACGGGGTGAGATGGCAGCTTTCGAACTGAGAGAAAACGGGGTTGACGCCCGTGCAGTGCAACTCGATGTTACGGACGATGCGAGCGCGTCCAGTGCCGCCAAAACTATCGAGAGTGAAGTCGGGCATCTCGACGTTTTGGTCAACAACGCCGGGCTCATGTTTGGTTCGCCTCCCTCTCTTGCCGAGGAGTCAATTGACGAGATTCAGCAAATGTTCAACACCAACGTTTTCGGGGTGATGCGCGTCACTCAAGCCTTCTTGCCGTTGTTGCGCAAATCGAAGGCGGCCCGGATCGTAATGATGAGCAGCGGCCTCAGTTCGTTGACGGATGCCTTGGACATGCGGAGCGAAACATGGACGGTCGGTTTTGGCGGATACTGCGCCTCAAAGACTGCACTGAACATGTTGACCGTCAAGCTTGCGAAGGAGCTTGATCGGGAAGGGATCAAAGTGAATGCGGTAGACCCCGGCCTGACATCGACTGATATGACAGGCAACGGACCGGGGCACTCACCTGAAGATGGCGCACGCCCCGCATTCGCTCTAGCAACGACGCACGCATATGGACCGACAGCAGGGTTCTACGCTTGCGCTCCATCAGGCGAACTTGTGCAAAAGAGTTGGTGA
- a CDS encoding host attachment family protein, translating to MNLPQNTVVAVADGEKLSLFRNDGDAATVNLTALPDPAIDSSKISSGARHSRSSANPDDSQQDEDGFGAGVTDMLNKQVLEGKIKSLVIIAAPRTLGEMRKGYHKSLSEVLIGELDKDLTGHSVQDIEKALAVA from the coding sequence ATGAACCTTCCGCAGAACACGGTCGTTGCCGTTGCCGATGGCGAAAAGCTTAGCCTTTTTCGGAACGACGGAGATGCGGCGACTGTCAATCTGACAGCGTTGCCAGATCCGGCGATCGACAGCTCGAAGATCTCTTCCGGCGCCCGACATTCCCGTAGCTCGGCTAATCCCGACGATAGCCAGCAAGACGAAGACGGGTTTGGTGCAGGTGTTACGGATATGCTGAACAAGCAGGTGCTTGAGGGCAAGATTAAAAGTCTGGTGATTATCGCGGCACCGCGCACACTGGGTGAGATGCGCAAGGGCTACCATAAGTCGTTGTCGGAAGTTCTTATTGGAGAACTGGATAAAGATCTGACTGGCCATTCTGTACAGGATATCGAGAAAGCACTCGCTGTCGCTTAA
- a CDS encoding transcriptional regulator — protein sequence MASNLSERWQSQALSVFAVREILEKPIDGESAQSRIKQIGMMNILYLMHQAHQKLTLSNVIDITGMTRGGVIETIELLVRRGILTETLGRNSMGRGTARQFEFSPQVFAALGGTTATGNA from the coding sequence ATGGCAAGCAATTTAAGTGAAAGATGGCAGAGTCAGGCCTTGTCCGTTTTTGCGGTGCGTGAAATCCTGGAGAAGCCGATCGATGGTGAATCGGCGCAGTCTCGCATCAAGCAGATCGGCATGATGAATATTCTCTATCTGATGCACCAGGCGCATCAGAAACTAACACTCTCAAATGTAATTGATATTACCGGAATGACGCGTGGTGGGGTGATCGAAACCATTGAACTCTTGGTCCGGCGGGGCATCCTTACGGAAACGCTGGGAAGAAACTCAATGGGACGAGGAACGGCTCGACAGTTTGAGTTTTCCCCGCAGGTTTTTGCCGCGCTTGGGGGTACCACAGCGACCGGAAATGCCTGA
- a CDS encoding type IV secretion protein AvhB1 has translation MPVVFSDFCQTFEPFLASDAVPGVAGFKSQLSPLDIRSDSSAPLGRPETKPEVIKVATSFPVERREMHIGVEGIGPQELRRLNPSIPEAIELRLDQTSTGTQLDACFRVAVKVEAHPASGEQVPQSRRGRDDPSVGGVVNYGDQVRREIERLGPTVARFTIGDTGKGLQTNVSANSSQADVVAEVVAENTPGEAHAISAASAWDVFKTRSRSSVLVFQDNQLELEQSE, from the coding sequence ATGCCCGTTGTCTTCTCAGATTTTTGCCAGACCTTCGAGCCATTCCTTGCGTCGGACGCCGTTCCGGGTGTTGCGGGCTTCAAAAGCCAATTGTCTCCGCTCGACATCAGGAGCGACAGCAGTGCGCCGCTCGGGCGGCCTGAGACCAAGCCAGAGGTGATCAAAGTTGCCACATCCTTTCCGGTGGAACGCCGCGAGATGCACATTGGTGTTGAAGGGATCGGGCCGCAAGAACTGCGCAGATTGAACCCCTCGATACCGGAAGCCATCGAACTCCGCCTTGACCAGACGTCTACAGGAACGCAACTCGACGCCTGTTTTCGTGTCGCGGTGAAGGTGGAGGCGCACCCTGCCTCGGGCGAGCAGGTGCCGCAATCCCGCCGCGGACGTGACGATCCGTCGGTCGGGGGCGTGGTCAACTATGGCGATCAGGTTCGCCGCGAAATCGAACGGCTCGGACCGACAGTGGCTCGATTTACAATCGGCGACACGGGAAAAGGGTTGCAGACAAACGTGTCGGCGAATTCTTCCCAAGCAGACGTTGTTGCCGAAGTGGTGGCGGAAAACACTCCGGGGGAAGCACACGCGATCTCGGCGGCGTCCGCGTGGGACGTCTTCAAGACCCGAAGCCGTTCATCCGTCCTGGTGTTTCAAGACAATCAATTGGAATTGGAGCAGAGTGAATGA
- a CDS encoding TrbC/VirB2 family protein, whose protein sequence is MIISSRIRPVVASSVMAVAIIVTMVEPAFAQSAGIETVLQNIVDMLTGNIAKLLAVIAVIVICIAWMFGYMDLRRAGFWIIGIGGIFGATELVNTIVGA, encoded by the coding sequence ATGATAATCAGTTCCCGGATCAGACCCGTCGTCGCTTCGTCCGTCATGGCCGTCGCCATTATAGTGACGATGGTTGAGCCCGCCTTCGCGCAATCCGCCGGCATCGAGACCGTCCTGCAGAACATCGTTGACATGCTGACGGGAAACATTGCGAAGCTTCTCGCTGTGATTGCGGTCATCGTCATCTGCATCGCCTGGATGTTTGGTTACATGGACCTGAGGCGAGCGGGCTTCTGGATCATCGGAATTGGCGGCATCTTTGGCGCCACCGAACTCGTCAACACCATCGTCGGAGCCTGA
- a CDS encoding type IV secretion system protein VirB3: MVGGQTVFEEDTLFVACTRPAMIAGVTMEAMGFNIMVTTILYIIAGSIAYAFVGIVFHLIFKALVKHDHNMFRILLAWVETRGRSRNGAYWGGATLSPLRLTRRFDERDIGIA, from the coding sequence ATGGTAGGCGGACAAACGGTTTTCGAAGAAGACACACTCTTCGTCGCGTGCACGCGTCCCGCGATGATTGCCGGTGTTACGATGGAGGCGATGGGCTTCAACATCATGGTCACGACGATCCTATACATCATCGCCGGATCTATCGCCTACGCGTTCGTCGGCATCGTTTTCCATCTCATCTTCAAAGCGCTCGTCAAGCACGATCACAACATGTTCCGCATCCTGCTCGCCTGGGTCGAGACACGCGGCCGCTCGCGCAACGGTGCCTATTGGGGCGGGGCAACACTTTCCCCCCTGAGACTGACACGCCGCTTCGACGAAAGGGATATTGGAATTGCCTGA
- a CDS encoding VirB4 family type IV secretion/conjugal transfer ATPase: MPDIATLRSRELTPEAFIPYVRHIDETTIALESRTLMVMVALAGVSFETADLLDINALHRDLNTLYRNIADERLAIWTHLIRRRDSDYPGGTFATPFSASLNEKYRERMAREHLFRNDLYLTVLWSPARSPADKAGKLLSYLRRSKRLDTELDEEALKELKDKVVIVMAGLRSFEPRLLSLYEQEGMLFSEPSEVLHQLVGGRRERVPLTEGRVASAIYSDRVIIGRETIEIRHEAESRFAGMLSFKEYPARTRTGMLDGVLNSPFELILSQSFCFVSKADARVIMGRKQNQLVSSGDKAASQIDELDDAMDDLESNRFVLGEHHLTLSVFATTLKELTDNLAKVRASLTNGGAVVAREDLGLEAAWWAQLPGNFRYRARSGAISSKNFAALSPFHSYPIGQKDGNEWGPAVALLKTASGSPYYFNLHYGDLGNTFMCGPSGAGKTVIVNFMLSQLEKHDPHVVFFDKDRGADLYVRAAGGTYLPLKNGVPTGCAPLKALNLTPENKVFLARWIGKLVGSGARELTVTELRDISGAIDGLADLPAERRTIGALRAFLNNTDPEGIAARLRRWEEGGPLGWVFDNVIEDIGFGDFGGSGKFIGYDMTDFLDNEEIRIPLMAYLFHRVEQVIDGRRIIIVIDEFWKALQDEGFRDLAQNKLKTIRKQNGLMLFATQSPRDALNSPIAHTIIEQCPTQIFLPNSRGNHADYVDGFKLTEREYELIARELSVESRRFVLKQGHNSVVAELDLNGFDDELAILSGRTANVELLDAIRAEVGDDVENWLPIFQQRRSAS; the protein is encoded by the coding sequence TTGCCTGACATCGCCACCCTTAGATCACGCGAACTCACGCCAGAGGCTTTTATCCCTTACGTGCGGCACATCGACGAGACGACAATCGCGCTCGAGTCCCGGACACTCATGGTCATGGTCGCGCTCGCAGGCGTATCTTTCGAAACTGCTGATCTGCTCGACATCAACGCGCTCCATCGCGATCTCAACACGCTCTATCGAAATATAGCCGATGAGCGGCTCGCGATCTGGACCCATCTCATTCGGCGCAGGGATAGTGACTATCCGGGCGGAACGTTTGCAACGCCATTCTCCGCCTCGCTCAACGAGAAATACCGGGAACGCATGGCACGCGAACACCTTTTCCGCAACGATCTCTATCTGACCGTCCTTTGGTCGCCAGCGCGTAGCCCTGCGGACAAGGCGGGGAAGCTGCTGTCGTACCTTCGACGGTCAAAACGACTCGATACGGAGCTGGATGAAGAGGCTCTGAAAGAGCTTAAGGATAAAGTCGTCATTGTAATGGCGGGCTTGAGGAGCTTTGAGCCACGGCTCCTTTCTCTTTATGAACAGGAAGGCATGCTCTTCTCTGAACCGAGCGAGGTGCTGCACCAGCTCGTCGGCGGGAGGCGTGAGCGCGTGCCGCTTACCGAAGGTCGCGTCGCGTCGGCAATTTACTCTGATCGCGTCATCATAGGTCGGGAAACGATCGAGATCCGGCATGAGGCAGAAAGCCGCTTCGCCGGCATGCTGAGCTTCAAGGAATATCCAGCCCGTACCAGGACAGGCATGCTGGACGGAGTTCTAAACAGTCCGTTTGAACTCATTCTCTCACAGTCGTTCTGCTTTGTGTCGAAGGCGGACGCTCGCGTCATCATGGGGCGTAAGCAAAACCAGTTGGTGAGCAGCGGCGACAAGGCGGCTTCGCAGATCGATGAACTTGACGATGCGATGGACGACCTGGAGTCCAACCGCTTCGTGCTCGGTGAGCATCACCTGACACTCTCCGTCTTTGCGACCACTTTAAAGGAATTAACCGACAATCTGGCAAAGGTTCGCGCCAGCCTGACCAATGGCGGGGCTGTCGTTGCGCGCGAGGATCTTGGTCTCGAAGCGGCATGGTGGGCGCAACTTCCGGGCAATTTTCGTTACCGCGCGCGCTCAGGCGCGATCAGCTCGAAGAATTTCGCAGCATTGTCACCGTTCCATTCCTATCCGATCGGACAGAAGGACGGCAATGAGTGGGGACCCGCCGTCGCCCTGCTCAAGACCGCTTCAGGCTCGCCCTACTACTTCAATCTCCATTATGGCGATCTGGGCAACACCTTCATGTGCGGTCCGTCGGGAGCGGGCAAAACCGTGATTGTCAATTTCATGCTGTCACAGCTCGAGAAACACGACCCGCACGTGGTGTTCTTCGACAAGGATCGCGGCGCGGACCTTTATGTTCGCGCCGCCGGAGGCACCTACCTGCCGCTGAAGAACGGGGTCCCCACCGGCTGCGCTCCCTTAAAGGCCCTCAACCTGACGCCGGAGAACAAGGTGTTCCTGGCGCGCTGGATCGGCAAGCTTGTGGGTTCAGGGGCGCGGGAACTGACTGTCACCGAACTTCGCGACATCTCCGGCGCGATCGACGGCCTTGCCGACCTGCCCGCTGAGCGACGGACAATAGGGGCGCTGCGGGCTTTCCTCAACAATACGGATCCGGAAGGTATCGCGGCGAGGCTCCGCCGGTGGGAAGAGGGAGGGCCGCTCGGCTGGGTCTTCGACAATGTCATCGAAGATATCGGATTTGGCGATTTCGGCGGATCAGGGAAGTTCATCGGCTACGACATGACCGACTTCCTCGACAACGAGGAAATTCGCATACCGCTGATGGCCTATCTCTTCCATCGCGTCGAGCAGGTGATCGATGGCCGCCGGATCATCATCGTCATCGACGAATTCTGGAAGGCGCTACAGGACGAGGGGTTCCGCGATCTTGCGCAAAACAAGCTGAAGACCATCCGCAAACAAAATGGGTTGATGCTGTTTGCCACGCAAAGCCCGCGCGACGCGCTGAACTCGCCAATCGCGCACACGATCATCGAGCAATGCCCGACACAGATCTTCCTGCCCAACTCGCGCGGCAACCATGCCGACTATGTCGATGGATTCAAGCTCACCGAGCGCGAATACGAATTGATAGCGCGCGAGCTTTCCGTTGAAAGCCGGAGGTTCGTGTTGAAGCAAGGACACAACAGCGTCGTTGCCGAGCTCGATCTCAACGGCTTCGATGACGAGCTCGCCATCCTCTCCGGCCGGACCGCCAATGTCGAACTTCTCGACGCGATCCGCGCGGAGGTTGGAGACGACGTCGAGAACTGGCTTCCCATTTTCCAACAGCGAAGGAGTGCTAGCTGA